A stretch of the Ischnura elegans chromosome 5, ioIscEleg1.1, whole genome shotgun sequence genome encodes the following:
- the LOC124158826 gene encoding 28S ribosomal protein S23, mitochondrial yields the protein MAWSRLEKVGTIFSRVNGLIRAGALKEEDTPLWFEFYKRFPPLDEPKFDRPAKDVTVRKIFYPEDVVRAKFYKKHGEYVRENLADHAAVTKCQHFIEIHGSLKDQGTLEETEIFDKAAEMLGLKSASEIKGMDESAGDSKDGVYKETVVSSFRRAQERQVDGGGRALPEGGGINVKDLFKE from the exons ATGGCGTGGAGTCGGTTGGAAAAAGTTGGAACTATATTTTCTAG AGTAAATGGATTAATACGTGCCGGTGCCCTGAAAGAAGAAGATACTCCCTTGTGGTTTGAATTCTACAAACGATTTCCGCCTCTGGATGAGCCTAAATTTGATCGACCGGCGAAGGATGTTACTGTTAGGAAAATATTCTACCCTGAAGATGTTGTGAGAGC TAAATTCTATAAGAAACATGGGGAATATGTTCGAGAGAACTTAGCAGATCATGCAGCTGTTACCAAATGCCAGCATTTCATTGAAATACATGGCTCCCTGAAGGATCAAGGCACTCTTGAAGAGACAGAAATATTTGATAAAGCTGCTGAGATGCTTGGACTAAAAAGTGCCTCTGAAATTAAAGGAATGGACGAAAGTGCTGGAGATTCTAAGGATGGAGTGTATAAGGAGACGGTCGTTTCAAGCTTCAGGCGAGCTCAAGAAAGGCAAGTTGATGGAGGAGGACGAGCATTACCGGAAGGAGGTGGAATCAATGTCAAAGACCTATTTAAAGAGTGA
- the LOC124158825 gene encoding deoxyhypusine hydroxylase isoform X2: MVPEDQIRSIGAVLNNPTRPLKERFRALFTLKNLGGSAAVQCIEKCFSDESALLKHELAYCLGQMRSEEAIPILVSVLKDKRQEAMVRHEAGEALGAIGSLAVIPVLEEFVNDECEEVAETCQLAIDRIKWQQSRDSYCDKLSANPFDSVDPAPPASEEDISFLESVLLDEKKTLFDRYRAMFALRNLRTSDSALSIAKGLKAKSALFRHEVAFVLGQLQDPLTIDYLKENLADLSENEMVRHECAEALGSIATNSCVEALQQYLSDGKRVVRESCEVALDICDYANSPEFQYADTLSFV, from the exons ATGGTGCCTGAAGACCAAATAAGATCAATAGGAGCAGTTCTAAATAATCCTACTAGGCCTCTGAAGGAGAGGTTCCGGGCTCTGTTCACATTGAAGAACTTGGGTGGCTCAGCTGCTGTTCAGTGCATTGAAAAGTGTTTCTCTGATGAATCTGCGTTACTGAAACATGAATTGGCTTACTGCTTGGGACAAATGCGAAGTGAGGAAGCAATTCCAATTCTTGTGTCTGTGCTTAAAGATAAGCGACAGGAAGCCATGGTTAGGCATGAAGCGG GAGAAGCCCTGGGTGCAATCGGATCTCTGGCGGTGATTCCTGTCCTGGAAGAATTTGTTAATGACGAATGTGAGGAAGTTGCTGAAACATGTCAGCTTGCAATTGATCGGATAAAGTGGCAACAGTCTCGCGATAGTTACTGTGATAAATTATCAGCCAACCCCTTTGACTCTGTCGATCCAGCTCCACCGGCTTCAGAAGAAGACATTTCGTTCCTTGAGTCTGTTCTTTTGGAtgaaaagaaaactttgtttgATCGCTATAGAGCGATGTTTGCGTTAAGAAATCTCAGGACATCTGACAGCGCACTCTCCATTGCTAAAG GCTTGAAGGCCAAAAGTGCCTTATTCAGGCATGAGGTGGCTTTTGTTTTAGGACAACTTCAAGATCCTCTCACTATTGATTACCTCAAGGAAAACCTTGCTGATCTTTCTGAAAATGAGATG gTGAGGCATGAGTGTGCTGAAGCCCTTGGCTCAATAGCCACGAACAGTTGCGTGGAGGCCCTGCAGCAGTACCTCAGTGATGGCAAAAGAGTAGTGAGGGAGAGTTGTGAAGTGGCTCTAGATATATGTGACTATGCTAACAGCCCTGAATTTCAGTATGCTGATACTTTGTCTTTcgtgtaa
- the LOC124158825 gene encoding deoxyhypusine hydroxylase isoform X1, giving the protein MVPEDQIRSIGAVLNNPTRPLKERFRALFTLKNLGGSAAVQCIEKCFSDESALLKHELAYCLGQMRSEEAIPILVSVLKDKRQEAMVRHEAGEALGAIGSLAVIPVLEEFVNDECEEVAETCQLAIDRIKWQQSRDSYCDKLSANPFDSVDPAPPASEEDISFLESVLLDEKKTLFDRYRAMFALRNLRTSDSALSIAKGLKAKSALFRHEVAFVLGQLQDPLTIDYLKENLADLSENEMEMMEMVIFHLYKRIKGSNKNIVARKLHVLSSLFSNDQVLQKRDFQPHSLQIVWELESTKLIVQIVSQSAQKINYPNFTLILHT; this is encoded by the exons ATGGTGCCTGAAGACCAAATAAGATCAATAGGAGCAGTTCTAAATAATCCTACTAGGCCTCTGAAGGAGAGGTTCCGGGCTCTGTTCACATTGAAGAACTTGGGTGGCTCAGCTGCTGTTCAGTGCATTGAAAAGTGTTTCTCTGATGAATCTGCGTTACTGAAACATGAATTGGCTTACTGCTTGGGACAAATGCGAAGTGAGGAAGCAATTCCAATTCTTGTGTCTGTGCTTAAAGATAAGCGACAGGAAGCCATGGTTAGGCATGAAGCGG GAGAAGCCCTGGGTGCAATCGGATCTCTGGCGGTGATTCCTGTCCTGGAAGAATTTGTTAATGACGAATGTGAGGAAGTTGCTGAAACATGTCAGCTTGCAATTGATCGGATAAAGTGGCAACAGTCTCGCGATAGTTACTGTGATAAATTATCAGCCAACCCCTTTGACTCTGTCGATCCAGCTCCACCGGCTTCAGAAGAAGACATTTCGTTCCTTGAGTCTGTTCTTTTGGAtgaaaagaaaactttgtttgATCGCTATAGAGCGATGTTTGCGTTAAGAAATCTCAGGACATCTGACAGCGCACTCTCCATTGCTAAAG GCTTGAAGGCCAAAAGTGCCTTATTCAGGCATGAGGTGGCTTTTGTTTTAGGACAACTTCAAGATCCTCTCACTATTGATTACCTCAAGGAAAACCTTGCTGATCTTTCTGAAAATGAGATG GAAATGAtggaaatggttatttttcaccTGTACAAAAGAATAAAAGGCTCAAACAAGAATATTGTGGCAAGAAAACTACATGTACTATCATCACTCTTCAGTAATGATCAAGTTCTTCAGAAACGAGATTTCCAGCCTCACTCATTACAAATAGTTTGGGAACTCGAAAGTACAAAATTAATTGTACAAATAGTATcacagtcagcacaaaagataaattACCCCAATTTTACCCTTATTTTACACACGTAA